The window AGGAAATCCTATGATTGACTAAATAACTAGTCGTGACCCGATACGTGCCAAGATTTCCGCTACGATTCTTGCCCGATCAAGGATATCTCAGATTTTCGTTATTCGACTTAGCAGGCTTCCTTCAATATCGCTTCATCTCTTTCTTGCTTCGATCCCGATCACGGTtggtctcgatcttgatcggtcatTGATTCACGAGCTTAGCAATCCATCTCTGTACCACGGTTTGACACGATGTGAGGCCGGGCATTTATCTGCCACCCCGATTTCGTTTAACCATACAAATTTAGGGAAGCCccattttgaccgtatacagatagtcccctcatgtTTTGGAGATTAATGACAAGAAACAACTTGATATTTCCTAATCCCATCTCAATGGGCTATGACATAAGCGACGAGCTCGACCATGACGTCAGCGACAAGTGGTCACAGAAATGTCCCATCAGTTTGGATGTCGAAGTATTAAATGCCTGTTAGTTGTTGTCGGCCACTACCAGTTCTGAACCGTCGTCTTCAACCTATAAATGTATCTTACTTCTTTTTcccaaactttactttcaatctCTTTCATTCTAATCTTCATATTCCTTTGCCTTCTACAAAACCTCTTACCTtcaagttcttgagtttctttatttgttcttctcaaaacaccaaatatcCCAATCTTTGTTCTCCCTTACTCACAAAAataaaatggcaaaaacatctaAAACCGTTCCGTAGAAAGAAAACGCCTCCTCGTCTCGATCTACCAACAAACAACTAGCAGCGGAGCCACGCCCTGAAGAATTTGTTCCTAGAGGGTGTTTCCTTGACTCTGACTTTAAGTTCGAAAAGACTCCCACGTTTGTGGGTCGATGCGAGCCAATGTTGAGGTACATATGCACGATCACCAGTGACCTTCTCGACCAAGTTAAAGAGGACTGCAACTGGGTTGACAAGCACGTGGTGGTACCCTCGCCTGAAGAGTCAAATACTATCCATGTGGAGGGATTTTTGTTATGACCCCAAAtgccccggtcgtgatggcgcttatcacTGTACTAGGCAAGCCATTCCAATACTTACCACATcgaatttcttttataaaaatcATTTTCTAAAACTAATTAAGTCTCAAGCTTTTATAAGCAATATATAACTAACAGAATTATGCGAAAAACAGTATGAAATACACTAACACAGCCCCAAATCCGATGTCACTAATcatgagcctctaaatacaaccaaAACGCTGTCtgaataatacaaaataagtctGAAAGACACAATACTAAGATAGGAGGGAGGAAAGCACGGatgtacgccaactcagtaagtaactaaagtaaataaggtctgagtgcagtgacgagcagttaaaatcatataataagtcTCAACAGAATATCAAGTCAAATTCTGCAATTTAAAGGCCAGTCATCTCGTAAAACTTCACTTTCGATTAAAAATcctttgaaaatatttattaaatatttttcaatagaggctcagtataagaGAAGAGTGAAAGCAACAAAagtcataaacaagcccctcgggcaaggtatcactcgtAAATATAGCCTCTCGACAAGCCTTTCAGTCACTCGTGAATCAGCTCTCGTCaaacagtactcacactcagcactccagctcaataatatctcataataataataagcataataactgctgcggcgtgcagcccgatccataatttatagtcgactacgctcactaggggtgtatagactccagaggtactcctacagcccaagcatcatatcgctgcagcgcgcagcccgatccaatatatatcgctgcggcatgcaacccgatccatatgtaTATctctgcagcgtgcagcccgatccatatatatgtatgtataatatcgctgcggcgtgttgGCCGATTCataatagatatataatcctcaccattatgtcctaaacctctctcagtcattaacctcacggccactcgggcatatcagtAAAAATGAGGGAACTCACCTCAAACAATTTCATATATTAAGAAATAGAGTGATGAAACCGGTTTTAAACaaataacaggtaaaacatgactgaggatatgctttcaaatcaaacaGAGAGAGAAAAgtagtaaaaatacccctaagtGTCTAaacagatcggcacaaggccccaaatacGGCGTAcaccctaatatatatatatatatatatatatatatatatatatatatatatatatatatatatatatatatatatattaatctcTAAAATATAGGATATCATAAGATTCAAATATAATACGCAGCTTAATAGTCGTTACGGAattgatcaagtcacaatccctaccggtacacgcccacacgctcgtcacctagcatgtgtgtcacctcatttatcaaaacaatacgaaatatcggggattcataccctcatgtCTAgattacaatggttacttacctcaaacagggtgaaatactactccgcgatgcccttgcctctcaactcGGCCAAATCGGTCGATTTGCAATCAAGAACAAAAATTCAAGGCCCATTTGAATCACTATGTGCTATTATTTGGCAATCCAGTTATAGAATTAGAGATGGGCTCGAGCCCAAAGTTGTGGCCATTTGTAAAAAGagtgaagaaaagaaagaatacctTGTAGGAAACAATCAAGTCATTGGTGTGGTAAAGGTTGATCATTCAATTAGAGAAGCTAATCCTAGTGATTTAGCAAGGTTAATTAAAAATGAGATCATTGACGAGCAATTAAAGATCGATGAAGCCATCGAGAAAGATCATGAACTATTGGACGTGGTTGTTTATGGAGCAAATTTGACTTTCGTGAACATGGAAGGTGCTGATCTCTATGGATTCGACTGGAAGGGACACAAACCAACGAATGTAAGTTACTTTATCGATGGAGTTGGCGATGCAGGGACTGCTGTGGTGCTTCCGACCAGGCCCAATGATTCTAGCAAGTATGGTGATAAAGGAAGGATTGTGTGAaaacccaaagggtcatcacctatttttaattgaattttatgtctctgaggccttgaaaacctcatttagagtcacctagATTTGCGTGCGCCGCCCATGCGCATAGCTAGAAAGCTTAAATACgataatctatgaaaaatgataagttttgattataaaatgagctaatttgacttcggtcaatattttggaaaaacggacccggacctatgatttgacgatcccagagggtccgtaggaaaatatgggacttgggcgtatgcccggaatcgaattccgagtcccgatcccgagaaatgaattttcaaaggaaattattttttgaaactgtttaaagaaatttgaaatgaaatttgattagaacatgaagGTATCGGGCCcgaattttggttccggtgcccggtacaggtcttatatatggtttaagtcatttctgtagagtttggttgaaaatggacgtcgtttgacgtgattcgaacttaaattgctaaatttgatacttgatgaagtttaagaataaaaaggttcttgattttgaagtttgattcattgttattgaggttattttggcgatttgatcgcacggataagttcgtatgatgttgttgagttagtacgcgtgtttggttaggagccccgagggctcgagtgtgtttcagatgtgtttcaccaagttttgaacttaggaaaaagttaCAAATTCAGAGAAATTGCAGGTCTCTTAACTcaggtctcgcggtccgcggtgggatgtgtgcggtccgcggtgagcaaggccaagcctccgcggccgcgctcgatttcttgcggtccgtgGTGGAGCTCCGCGaccgcagtcctttttatgcggtctgcGGTGGAGCTCTGCGGCCGCAGttctttttatgcggtccgcgaagagggcctgagaggagtatatttaaacggactttccagttatttttcacttttcaaaaccctaaaatataagaggcgaattttcaaacaacctttctccaaatcaattgtaattcgtttttaactagttttcttcaatcattaacatcttttaacatgatttcaacttcaaatcaatgattttcatgggggaaattgaatGTTTTGGGTAGAGCCTagggttttcaaaaattggggatttggacctcgatttgaggtccgatttcaagacaaattacatatttgggctcgtgggggaatggataagcgggttttggttcgaacctcgggttttgaccacgtgggcccgggggcgattttgactttttgggaaagactttggaaaaactcatttttcatgcattcaaattgattcatttagcatttattgatgtaattaagtaacttgtggctagatacgagcgaattagcGGAGGAATCGAggagtaaagctataattgaagcttgagttgtgtttgtggcatctaggtaagtgtttggtctaaccttagcttgagggattaggagttgtgtcctatttgctatttgcttcttgtcgagtacgacgtataggcatggtgacgagtatctatacattggtgtcaaacatgaccgtgagtcttatcttatgattttcatgatctcattgtattattcatgccttggtgaatatttctatttattgtgtaaagttgtggGAAGAATTGTGACCtgtgaacattgaggagcgttggctccagttgtataacgaattgtgaaagtataagtgatagtCGAAAccttagagcattggctcgagttgtgaagtgaattgtgaagtaaaattgagaaagagaagagatcattatgttgcccctttaccgggctattgttgagttgaggttcccttgcattgtgttcttaattgattttACGgacgcttaggttgatgattcttcgtgtttggtgttgtaacaagtttggttatagctgggtagctaggtgttgtaacaagtttagttatatctgaggtagttagatgttgaaactagttgagttatagttgagatagttagatattggaacaagtttggttatggttgtttctcccttgccgggatgtatatACTTGTATTGttgagttcccttgccgggatagtggagtctattgttgatcccttgccgagacggttaattatgattattgttgacagttatatatgtggatcgggttgcacgccgcaacagatattatattggatcgggttgcacgtcgcaacagatattatattggatcgggttgcacgccgcaacagatattatattggatcgggttgcatgccgtaatagttatatatgtggatcgggttgcatgccgcaacaatgttaaaggATAAGGGATCAGGTTGCGCCCCGCAACAGTATTGTCattgtattgattatagacatcgagtgttcttcatactttattaagtttcCGATATaattgatatgtttccccgaagcatgtttcccctcccttttaaactgttattacctgtttatatttccgctgtatattatataactgcacaggtttatctggagtctggtcctagcctcgtcactacctcgccggggttaggccaggcacttaccagcgcatggggtcgattgtgctgatactacactctacactctgtgcagataccggagtagcCTTTGGTCAGCAACAGTAGCTCGGGAgctagccttcagtccaccgagataccgaggtagccttgcaggcgtccgcaggtccgtcgtctcctctatcttattttatattttgttatctcatgtattcgagacaaacaatgttatatttctttcaaacgatTGTATTTAgtcttagtagtccgtggatgctgtgacaccgggttctggttAGAGGCACGTGATGGTCTTTGAGACATTTtcgttttctatttatttaagTCTTCCGCTAAATTTCATATTCCGCTGTTATTTAACTGTTTATTTCCTTGTTAATATAATTGGTAAGAAGATTTAAATAAAggagttaatgatttctaagttcatggcttgcctagattctacgagtaggcgccatcacgactctcgagggtggggaatttgggtcgtgacaagttagtatcagagctctaggttacataggtatcacgattcacggacaagcttagtagagcctgagggatcggtacagagacatctgtatttatcccccagaggctacagagttaggaaaacttcacatttgttctttctcgtcGTGCGGGTTTGTTTCTcgatgctaattgaacttctactctattctttcgcagatggcgagaacgcacgcttcctcatctaccgctcaacagcccgagcccccagcagtagctcccacgaggggtaaagggcgaggccgaggtaggggtagagctcagccccgagcagcagccccaataACGGaacctcaggttgactttgatgacgaAGTTCCGGCTCcagcagctccggtgggcccagcttaggtcccagaggggtttattgctccCCCAGTCCTTCAGGATGATCttgtccgattagtgggcctcatggagagtgtcacccgatcGGGCTTGCTTCCTAtggcaccagctgtctctcaggctggaggaggggcccagactcctactactcacactctagagcaggtagctcctcaaatttagactccagcggttcagctagttggagcagttcatCCGGgcgtggtagctcagaccggtgatggaatGGCTATgtttgccgatgctttgtggaggctggataggttcaccaagctcttcacttccacttcagcggtgcatctactgaggatccctaggattatctagacagctgtcacgaggttcttaggaacatgggtattgtcgAGACTAATGGGTCGCTTTTGCTACATTTCGCCTGTCTGGATCTTCccagacttggtggagggattattgctcagctagaccagccggatcgccagccttgacttgggagcaattcacacagctatttttggagaatttTCTTCCCATTACTCAACGAGAGGCTTACtggaggtagtttgagcgcctccagcaagGTTCCATGAcagttacccagtatgagaccaagttcatcgacttagctcgccatgctcttatcatacttcctacctagagagagagagagggcgaggaggtttattgatggtcttattcagctgaTTCGCCTTCAGATAGCTAGAGAGGCTGGGAGTGAAatcacttttcaggaggcggccaatgtggcccgtagagtggAGATGGTCCTGTCACAAaaaggtggtcatgggtcggattagaggccccatcattcaggtagattcagtggtatctcgtctggaggcagggattcatatggtagagtccatcctcctaggccctttcagtcagctcttcaggtctcTCACGGCGCTTCAGGTAGCCGTGGTCTGTAGATGCGATATtccgatcagcagtcctacagtgcaccaccagctcctatcagtgcaccgccgctccagagttttcggggtggtcatttgggtcgccagggtcagtctcagtttcctcagccatagcactcaggtggatgttttgagtttggtgagtatggtcatatcagaaggacttgtccgaggttggtgggtactcagttgcagcagcagggttcccgtgctatggtccaGGCACAAGGTATTCCACAGACCGcccagccagttaggggtgggggtagaggtgctagaggtggaggtagaggatttagaggtagagctcagtccgctagagatggaggccagccagctgcaggccgtcccaAAGATGGAGCACAGGGTGGTGGgtcccagccccgatgttatgctcttccagccaggcccgaggctgaggtttcagatgcggttatcacaggtactattctggtttgtgatagagatgcttcagtgttatttgatcctgtGTCCACCTActtgtatgtgtcatcttattttgcaccgtatctggttatgcctaatgattcattgagtgttcccgtttatgtatctacaccagtgggtgattctattgtagttgattgggtccatcgttcttgtattgtggtgattgggggtcttgagactcgtgtagatttattgcttttagacatggtcgatttcgatgttatattggggatggactggttatcaccttaccacgctatcttggactatcatgccaagactgtgaccttagccttatcgggtatgcctcgtttagagtggagagggactcctagtcattctacctaTAGTgtcatctcttatgtgaaggctcggcgtatggttgagaaggggtgtttggcctatttggcatatgttcgtgattctagtgccagggttccctctattgattctgtgcccgttgttcgagaGTTTCCTGATGATTTCCCTTCAGACctttcgggtatgccacccgaagatattgacttttgcattgatttggctccgggcactcagcctatttctatcccgccgtatcgtatggccccgcctgagctaaaagagttgaaggagcagttgcaagacttgcttgagaagggtttcattaggccgagtgtttagccttggggtgcaccggtgttgtttgttaagaagaaggacggatcgatgagaatatgtattgattaccggcagttgaacaaagttacaatcaagaataaggattgtcatacctcctttttacactACACCCCCGGGAGAGGGTAtaaataaagggagtttttccaattaaaagacaattgaaacgggatgtatttaaagattaagagtttccacttgggagatttatggtgtcccaaatcaccggtagaatcccgaattgaggaaaatatGAGTCTGattaatagtccgcgaaccagaaatccgagtaaggaattatgttaacccgggagaaggtgttaggcattcccgagttccgtggttctagcacggtcgctcaactgttatattcggcttaattatctgattttaaacaattatgaacctatgtgcaaattttaacttttaaccgccttaattgattttaaagaagcttgaacgtcgtttaaaatatGCCTTTgtatcgcgccacatgaaatgcacccacaatccgaaacacattttattcaacgttttgggatttggatttgggtcacatgaaatgcgcgcccgagtttaggaaggtaatattattaaaatacgtgcctaaagcaactagcgcatttgcagctttgtgagggccatgacattttttttaaatggcgcgcctcgatttctaaggataaaaactaattaagtgagggccataaTTGTTGGATTGACTAATATGGCACAT of the Nicotiana tabacum cultivar K326 chromosome 7, ASM71507v2, whole genome shotgun sequence genome contains:
- the LOC107822953 gene encoding protein ECERIFERUM 26-like; the protein is MPLPLNSAKSVDLQSRTKIQGPFESLCAIIWQSSYRIRDGLEPKVVAICKKSEEKKEYLVGNNQVIGVVKVDHSIREANPSDLARLIKNEIIDEQLKIDEAIEKDHELLDVVVYGANLTFVNMEGADLYGFDWKGHKPTNVSYFIDGVGDAGTAVVLPTRPNDSSKYGDKGRIV